The Salvelinus fontinalis isolate EN_2023a chromosome 31, ASM2944872v1, whole genome shotgun sequence genome has a window encoding:
- the LOC129829322 gene encoding aminomethyltransferase, mitochondrial-like, whose product MESMIAGDVAELKDNQGGINDDLIVTKTDHGYLYVVSNAGCADKDSANMKARMAEFKAAGHDVDLEFLEERLIDVQGKFSYGNSPSMAQVLQSGLTDDLSKLTFMTSTLATVFGIQGCRLTRCGYTGEDGVEISVPKSGVVALTEHLLANSEVKLTGLGARDSLRLEAGLCLYGNNIDETTTPVEATLLWTKGKRLRQAKGFPGAEIILPQIKAKTARKRVGLMSTGPPVRQHTPNLSPEGKVIGEVTSGCPSSCLKQNIAMGYVDAPYAKNGTPIQVEVRKKGVKAVVTKMTFMPTNYYSGQ is encoded by the exons ATGGAGTCCATGATTGCTGGAGACGTAGCAGAGCTGAAGGACAACCAG GGAGGAATTAATGATGACCTCATCGTCACCAAGACAGATCATGGCTACCTCTACGTGGTGTCCAACGCTGGCTGTGCAGACAAGGACTCCGCCAACATGAAG GCTAGAATGGCCGAGTTTAAAGCTGCTGGCCATGATGTGGATCTGGAGTTTCTGGAGGAACGTTTGATTGATGTTCAAGGGAAGTTCTCTTATGGCAACA GTCCCTCCATGGCCCAGGTGCTCCAGTCGGGTCTGACAGATGACCTCAGCAAGCTGACCTTCATGACCAGCACCTTGGCCACAGTGTTTGGGATCCAGGGCTGCAGGCTGACCCGCTGTGGCTACACCGGAGAGGATGGAGTGGAG ATCTCAGTGCCTAAGTCTGGCGTGGTGGCCCTGACTGAGCACCTGTTGGCCAACAGTGAGGTCAAGCTGACCGGACTGGGAGCGCGAGACAGTCTGAGGCTGGAGGCAGGCCTCTGTCTCTATGGCAACAACATCGATGAGACTACTACCCCTGTGGAGGCAACCCTGTTGTGGACTAAAG GAAAGCGGCTGCGTCAGGCGAAGGGTTTCCCCGGTGCGGAGATCATACTCCCCCAGATAAAGGCGAAGACAGCGAGGAAGCGTGTGGGCCTGATGTCCACGGGACCCCCTGTCAGACAGCACACCCCCAACCTCAGCCCAGAGGGAAAGGTCATAG gtGAGGTCACCAGTGGTTGCCCCTCCTCCTGCCTGAAGCAGAACATTGCCATGGGTTACGTGGATGCGCCATACGCCAAGAATGGAACTCCCATTCAGGTGGAGGTGAGGAAGAAGGGAGTGAAGGCGGTGGTCACCAAGATGACCTTTATGCCTACAAACTACTACTCTGGCCAGTAG